TTTTTTCTTTAGCACTCATCAAAACACATACATTTTGTATTAGAGTGTAAATGTCAGAGTCCTTGCAATACAAGCAAAGGCCAAAGGGTCAAGAACTAGCAAATAAACCTATACTACAATGCACACAGAATATCAACACCAGTAAGATTGACTAATAATATATCTAAATAATGAATGACGTGCGTTGCACGTACACGCTTACTAGTATGACAAACAGAACAATTGGATGCATCCGCAAGTTGGTACTACAGTCGAACTACAATATTGCATACAATCTTTCACTTCAGGGAAGTACACCAGGCACCTGGGGGAGCAGAGTTTCCTACTCAAACATTCAATTTAGTAGTACACGATACAGACAGGCAGTAATGACAATAAGCATCGCATTGATCATCAGGCACTGATGATAAGCATCGCATTGATCATCATAGTGATCAGAACTCAGAATTGATTATTGAAAGCAGACAGCAAACTGTTTAGActccagaaaagaaaagaaaaaaaatatgtGCTCTCGCTTCCTCAGCCAGAAAGCTGTCATGGTACTTGAAATCCTCTAAATATCGAATTTCCGTAGAATGCGTAATCTCGTCGAGTTTTCCTTGAGCATGTTCGAACCGGGTTTCCGACTTGGAACTCGTGGTCATCGGTTGAGCCGTGAGGAGGCCTCATCGTCTTTATTCTAGTGCACTTTGCACGCAGGGCGGTATCGAAGTAGATATTGAAACAATGACGGATGTCCAGGTGCTCCAGGTGAGTGCAGTTGTCGAGGATCGCTGTCAACCCTTTGTTGGTGAGTTCGCTGCCAAAGAGTTGAAGGGAGCGCAGCGCGGACATTGTCACAATCCCCATAGCTTCCTCGTCCTTATTGTATTCAGCATCCTCAATGCTATAGAAGCAAGGATAGCTGAGTCTGAAAGATTTGAGATGTGGGCAAGCTATGCCGATAACCTCGTAGACCTTCCCGAAAACATTCTTACAGAGTGAAAGCTCAAGCTCCTCGAGCATAGGAAACTTGTTGATTGACTCCATCAATGCTTCGTTACTGATGTGGTTAGAAGATATGAGGCGAAGGCTCTTTAGAGTTGGTGCACTGGAAACACAGAGCTAAGTGTTAATAACCTATAAGAAGTCATTTCTTCTGCATTAAGAAGTGCAGGAGCATGTACTTAAAGAAATTAACTGTACTGTCCTGGAAGAACACCTAGCTAACAGAAGGAGCAAAATAGATCAAACTGGCGGGAAGAACATAAAGCTGCCATGTAAGCAAAATTCATATGCTGGTGTACTATCACATGCTCAGTTCCAAGAGTGGGCCTAAAGTGATGGATATCTATAACCAGTTAACCACAAAGAGCAATATAGTGTGCAACATATAAACCTAACACTGCATGATAAGGGAGTCATTCATATGCAGAGCTAAGACATTTCCAAATACAAGAGTCAAACAAAAAACATGCAGCTTACAAAATTTTCTCTTGCTGGCAACAGAGGCTACGCAGGTCTCGAGTTCCACCTCTCTTGCCAGCAAAAATACCATAAGTATGAATATTAGAATGAGTTTTTCAGCCTAATGACTTGACCCTTCAGGTTGAGGACCATGTCAAGTTTATTTTTGAAACAGCCACCACATATTACACTCACATCATCCCATGGCCTTTCAAAATATAAGAGCAGCAAGCCAACAACATTAAAAGAAAATACTGCCAACCTATGCAAAATTCTTTAACAAGAGGGTTGGTTCTTTTCCGTTTGTTCTGCGAGAAACATTCTAAATGCCAAACAGGGCTGGTTCAATTATGTTAGCAAAGATCATCATTTTTTTAACCCATGAAGGAATCCATCCTGCGACTGGTGTGTGTAAGAAACAAAGATCAGACGCTCAATAGTTCTAAGTTGTCTGTTAATAGGAAAGTGCTTTACTTCAAATTTGAATGCAAATCAAAGCCAGATGTGCTCGCGTAAATCAATTTACCACACTGGATACTCAAACAATCTAGAAACTAAaataggcaaaaaaaaaaaaactactttttttttgaaacctaAATTAGTAACGACATGAAATGCACATGCTACTAAATCATAAATTGCGCTAAAGACTTTTCACTATGATCTGCAATACCCTAGTTGAAGAATAAAGGAAACACAAGCAGAAAAGCCTAATCTTTTTCCTCGTGAGGGGAGAATTAAAGAAATCTCACTGCTCGGCGAGGAATAGGAGGAAGTGGTCGGTAGCGTCTTCGCCCCAGAAGGCCTCACACCGCCCCGACGCGCGCCGGACGGCCTCCCTCGCCGTGCCTTCGTCAATCCGGTAGCGGCGATCTTTCCGGACTCGCATGTCGATGCGGCGCCAGAGCTCGGGCTCGTCGCGCACGGCGCGGCGCCAGGAGCGGCACACCCGCCCCACGCCACCCACCATGAGCTCGATAGGTTCCAGCTTGTGGAGCACAGACAGAAGCGCGTCGATGGGCAGATCCGCCCAGTCGGCGGACGGCTGCACCTCACCGGTGCGGCGGagtcggcggcgacggccggagggGATGGAGGACATCGCGTGGGCCATTGGAAGGCCGGGTACACGGCAATTGGACGGACAAACTTATTTTCGCACTAGAGAAGTTCTTCTTGGGTGAGTGGGCTTATGGGCCACCTTGGAGCAATGCTCTCTTCTTATTTTTCATGGTACTCCGTACTATATTTTTGTCAGATTTGGAAGGAAGATCCGGCAGATTTAAATGCGAATTGTATCTGAGCACGGACTCGGGTTGAAAACGGAGTGAATTTGGATCggaaacagaaaaaaaaagttgGATAAATACATGCAACAAGAAATATTTTCACCATTGCAAATATTAAGAAAAAAATTATTCAAAAGAATGACACAGTGGCAAATCTTTCTGATTTCACCAATGTGACGATCGTAGTACTTAACAGCTTCACAAAGAACAACGTTAGCAAAGTGAAGCTTAGAATGGAGAAATATGGAGATAGAACGAGATACAATTATGGCTCCACCATTACCTTGCCCTGTGAGGTCAGCATAGAACGTTGCTTCAATGCTACTATACGAGATATATTAAACTGATCAACAACGGCGAAAAGTCCTTTTAGATCATGGGCATCAGTACTCTCATTGtattaaaaaattcgaaaattataTTTATATATTTTAAAAAATTATGTAACAAAATTCTAAAAGTAGCTAAAGATGTATTCCACTAACGTATAAAATCTCAGTtacaatttttttgttttctgagctacacaaaaatgacaaagtcTGAATTTCTTGGagatttgaatcactatactcagatccacatatttgttatttttgtgcagcCCAAAATACACATTATTTCCAGTTGAAAAATTACACCTTTGTGGGACACAATATTGACTACATCATGATTTGTAGTcatgatttattttcagattttgctGAAACTTAGAAATATGATTTTAATTACTTTTCTGAAAAGGAATCACTCGTGCTCATgcgcaccaaatctctgtcctcAACAATGGTCACTTCTCTAGCCCAGATCGTCATATACTTCACATGGTTATGCAAAGGACAAGACAAACAGAAGTACAAAACAATTGGATGCATTCGCAAGTTGGTACAGTTGAACTACAATATTGTAGATACTCTTTCACTTCAGGGGAGTACACCAGCACCTGAGAAGCAAAGTTTCATACTCACACGTTCATTTTAGTTGTACACGACACAGGGAGTGATGATAAGCATCACATTGATTATCATAGTGATCAGAATTCACAATGATTATTGAAAGCAGATAGCGAACATTTGATTTTAGACTCcagaaaaaaaaaaactatacTCTTGCTACCTCAACAAGAAAGCTGTCATGGTACTTGAAATCCTTCAAGTACCGAATTTCCATAATGCATAATCTCGACAAATTGTTTTTGAGCGTCTTAGAATTGGTATTCCGATTTCGAGATCGTAGTCGGCAGTTGAGTCGTGAGGAAGCTTCATCATCTTTATTCTAGCGCACTTTGCACGCAGGGCGGTATCGAAGCAGATATTGAAACAATGGCGAATGTCCAAGTACTCCAGGCGGGTGCAGTTGTCAAGGATTGCTGTCAATCCTTTGTTGGTGAGTTCGCTGCCCAAGAGTTGAAGGGAGCGTAGCGCAGACATTGTTGAAATTGCAATAGCTTCCTCGTCCTTATTGTACTTGGCAGCTTCACTTCTATAGGAGTGCAGACAGCTGAGTCTGAAAGATTTGAGATGTGGGCAAGCTATGCCAATAAACTTGTAGACCTTCCCGAAAACATGTTTACAGCGTGAAAGCTCAAGCTCCTCAAGCACAGGAAACTTGTTGATTGCCTTCAGCAATCCTTCATTACTGATGCGGTCAGAAAATATGAGGCGAAGGCTCTTTAGAGTTGGTGCACTGGAAAGAAAACAGAGAGCTTTGATGTTACTAACCTACAAGGATTCATTTCTACCGCATTGAGAAGTGCAGGAGCATGTACTTGAAGACTGGAAGAACAGCTAGCTAaccgaaagaaaaaaatagatcAAACTGGTGGGAAAGAACATAAAGCTACTATGTAAGCTAAAGTAATATGCTGGTATACTATATATTACATGATCAATTCCAAGGGTGGCCAAGTAATGGTATCTATAACAACAAAGAACAATGCAGTGCACAACATATAAACATAACACTGCACGATAAGGCAGTCATTCCTATGCACTGCTAAGACATATCCAAATACAAGAgtgcaacaaaaaaaaaaaaaagcaagaaGCAAAATAATGCTCTAGGGCAACAAAATGGCAGGTTCATCTATAAAACTACCAGTTGGTCCTTAGCAGCTTACAGCTTCGTATTATAGTCTTCTGGATATGAATGACATTCATACACAAAGGGGTGATTCTAGGTGTGGGTTTGCGCAGTGCTCATGACCCACCTCCATCGCCAGTGATAACGCCAATATTATGAAGATATTAGAAAGAGTTTTTCAGGCTAACGACATGATTGTTCAAGTTGAAGACCGTGTCAAATTTATTTTTGAAACAGCCACTGCATACACTCACATCATGCCATGCCCTTTCGAAAGATAAGAGGAGCAAGCCAGCAACATTAAAAAAAATTACCAGCCTATGCAAAATTCATTTACAACAGGATTGGTTCTTTTCCGTTTGTTCTGCCAGAAGGATCCTAAATGTCAAACAGGATTGTTTCACTTATATTGGCAAAGTGAACTATAGTTATTTTTACCGACAAAGGAATCCATCCCATTTAAGAAACAAAGATCAGACGTTCAATAGTTCTAAATTATTTCTTAGTAGATAGGGCATTTTCTCTTCAAATTTGAATGCAAATTAAAGACAAATGTCCTCACGTGCTCCATTTATCACATTCGATACTAGAACAATCTAGAAACAAAAGCAGGCCCcatagaaactatttctccattgAAATCTAAATTAGTAACGACATGAAGTGCACATGATGCAACTATATCATAAGTTGTGATAAACCCTTATCACTATGATCTGCAACTACCAATACCCTAGTTGCAGAATAAGGTAAACACAAGCCAGGCAAGAAGCCTAATATTTTTCCTCGTGAGGGGGAATTAAAGAAATCTCACTGCTCAGCGAGGAATAGGAGGAAGTGGTCGGTAGCGTCTTCGCCACAGAAGGCTTCGCACCGCCTCGACCCCCGCCGGACGGCCTCTTTCGCCGTGTCTTCGTCAATCTGGCAGCGGTGACCTTTTCGGAAGCGCGTGTCGATGCGGCGCCAGAGCACGGGCTCATCGCGCACGGCGCGGCGCCAGGAGCGGCACACCCGCCCCGCGCCGCCCATCATGAGCTCCATGGGATCCAGCTTGTGCAGCACGGACAGAAGCGCGTCGATAGGGAGGCCCGCCCAGTCCGCGGACGGTCGCACATCGCCGCCGCGTCGGagtcggcggcgacggcgggagGAGAGGGAGGACATCGCGTGGGCCTTTGGGAGGACGGGTGCACGGCAATTGGAAAAGGCAAACTGCTTCGTCCATCTTCCCCAGAGAAGTTTTTCTTGGATACATGCGCTTATGGGCCCCCTTTGGACGAAGTTTAAATGTCCACTTCGAGTAGGCATTGCACAAGTTTTTATCTGTTTGACATGATGGCCCATTTCAACCAAGGTCCAGAGAACCCCTATTGCATGATAggacaaaacttttttttttaaaGAGCAAAGTTGCATGGTAGGACTAAGGGCATCTTCAACGGGGCGAGCAACTGTTTGCGTCCGCGGAGACCGAAAATGTGTCTGGGCCCTGCTCCAGTAAGGCGACGCTAAGTGACCGgccgtccgcggcgacgcaaatctggctcaaatatgcgccaggtttgcgtctccgtggacgcTGCGCGGTCGCGCCGAGCGTCCTCCTTTTATTACCCGGTCCCGCACGTCAGGAATAacgaaatcgaccgcttcgatttgcttctttttcCCCTTCTTTGATGCCCAAGTGCGACACCACCACCCAAACCCTATCCGCCGCTGCACCGCCGCAGTGCACGCCGTGGGCTTGGTCCTTGCTGCGCCGGAGAACATGATCTCAGTCGGGGTAGGCTCTGGTGCGCACCTTCACCTGTTTGGGGGCTAAACTTTGCCGGTTGCGCCGCCCAGCCtcgccgcccacgacctgttcggtcaattgcgccggtaggtttcttgctcgtgttttcggcgctattgtgcGTGGCCATTGATTCGTAGTTcctacccacgcagatggacatgcGGCAGAATCTGGACAAATTCGCGCGGAGGtcgttgactcctcttccgacgaggtgTCCGAGCAGTCGACGCAGACAATGGCTACTGTTGCGGCCTCCATCCTCCACGAGTACAATTCAAGCCTCTGTGAAGGACCGCTCAAGAAACCTGCTGCGCAAAAGAGTGGAAGGGAATAGGCTAGCTATGAAGACAATGCCTAGAGGAATAGCATCTTATTTTCATGCAGACTTTTAAAATTTTGATGTAATAACTAAGATTTTGTTGAAACTATTTATTTTGTTATTTTGAAACATCTCAATTCATGCCGACGCGCAAACATGTCGGAGCTAGCGGCGACA
This Lolium perenne isolate Kyuss_39 chromosome 1, Kyuss_2.0, whole genome shotgun sequence DNA region includes the following protein-coding sequences:
- the LOC127296413 gene encoding putative F-box/LRR-repeat protein 23 — translated: MAHAMSSIPSGRRRRLRRTGEVQPSADWADLPIDALLSVLHKLEPIELMVGGVGRVCRSWRRAVRDEPELWRRIDMRVRKDRRYRIDEGTAREAVRRASGRCEAFWGEDATDHFLLFLAEHAPTLKSLRLISSNHISNEALMESINKFPMLEELELSLCKNVFGKVYEVIGIACPHLKSFRLSYPCFYSIEDAEYNKDEEAMGIVTMSALRSLQLFGSELTNKGLTAILDNCTHLEHLDIRHCFNIYFDTALRAKCTRIKTMRPPHGSTDDHEFQVGNPVRTCSRKTRRDYAFYGNSIFRGFQVP
- the LOC127296424 gene encoding putative F-box/LRR-repeat protein 22: MSSLSSRRRRRLRRGGDVRPSADWAGLPIDALLSVLHKLDPMELMMGGAGRVCRSWRRAVRDEPVLWRRIDTRFRKGHRCQIDEDTAKEAVRRGSRRCEAFCGEDATDHFLLFLAEHAPTLKSLRLIFSDRISNEGLLKAINKFPVLEELELSRCKHVFGKVYKFIGIACPHLKSFRLSCLHSYRSEAAKYNKDEEAIAISTMSALRSLQLLGSELTNKGLTAILDNCTRLEYLDIRHCFNICFDTALRAKCARIKMMKLPHDSTADYDLEIGIPILRRSKTICRDYALWKFGT